Part of the Acidobacteriota bacterium genome is shown below.
GGCGCGCACATCATGATCAGCCCGGCGCGACCGCAGTAGAGATCGCCATGTCTCGCACATCGATGATGGTGGTCATCGCAGCGCTCGCCATGAGCGCGTCGTTCGCGCACGCACAGCAGGTGACGCGCGACATCCCGTACGTTGCGGCGCCCGCGCACGAACGGCAGGTCCTCGACGTCTACGTTCCGCCCGGCGCGAAGCAGGCTCCCGTCGTCTACTGGATTCATGGCGGCGGATGGCAGACCGGCCACAAGGGACTCGTCGGCGACAAGCCGCGCGCGTTCACGGAGGCGGGTCTCGTGTTCGTCTCGATCAATCACCGGTTGTGGCCGAGCGTTGAGATGGACGCGATCATCAGCGACGTCGCCAGCGGACTCCGCTGGGTCCACGATCACATCGCCGAGTACGGTGGCGATCCATCGCGCGTGTTCGTGATGGGACACTCGTCGGGCGGACAGCTCGCCGCGATCGTGTGTACCGACGACAGGTACCTGAAAGCGCAGTCGCTCGGGCTGTCGATGATCAAGGGCTGCGTGCCCGTCGATGCCGACACGTTCGACATCCCCGCCATCATCGAAGTGGCCGAGGTCAGAGCGCGCGCGCACGGTTTCCCGCTGCCCACGGCGGGGCATCGCCAGAAGTTCGGCAACGACCCTGTCAAGCACCGCGACTTCTCCACCGTCACGCACGTCGCGCCAGGCAAGGGCATCCCGCCCTTCCTCGTGCTGCACGTGGCGAGTCAGCCAGACAACTCGGCGCAGGCACGCGTCCTGCGTGACGCGCTGACGAGGGCCAACGTCCCCGTGACGCTGTGCGGGGCGCAGGAATCCACGCATTCCCGGATCAACGATCAGATCGGCCACAAGGGCGACGTCTGTTCGGACGCGGTCTTCGCGTTCGTCTCGCAGGCCCTCGGCAGGTAGTCAGCCCGCGCCAGCAGCATGTCCTGAGCGACGCGCGTGAGTCGAAGGAAGGTCCAGATGTCCAGCACACGACGAGACTTCATCAGGCAAAGCATGGTCACCACGGCGGGGGCGGCACTCGGCACGTTCGGGATGAGCGCGAAGTCCTACGCGTCGATTCAGGGTGCCAACGACAGGATCCGCCTGGGCGTCATCGGCGTCCGTAACCAGGGCACCGTTCACCTCAACGCGTGGTGCGCCATCAAGGACAGCCACAACGTGCGCGTGGCCACCGTCTGCGACACCGACGAAGCGCTGTTGGGTCCGGCCGTCACGCTCGTGGAGTCGAAGTCCGGCGTCACGCCAACCACGCAGTGGGATCTCCATCGTGTGCTCGAGGACAAGGACATCGACGCCGTCTCCATCGTCGTGCCCAACCACTGGCACGCGCTGGCCGCGATCCTCGCGTGCCAGGCGGGCAAGCACGTGTACGTCGAGAAGCCGGCCTCGCACAACATCCGGGAAGGCCGGAAGATGATCGAGGCTCGCGACAAGTACGCGCGCCTCATGCAGGTCGGCCTGAACAACAGGTCGAACGCGAACGTAATCGAGGCCATCGCGTTCCTGCGCAACGGCGGGATCGGTGAGCTGTACATGGCGCGTGCGCTGTGCTTCAAGGCGCGCGACTCCTACGGCATGTCGGCAGATGGCACCCCGCCCGCGACGTTCCACTACGACCGCTGGCTCGGTCCGGCGCCGTGGCGGCCGTACAACGAGAAGCGCGGGCACTACAACTGGCACTGGTACTGGGACACGGGTAACGGCGACACGGGCAACACGGGCCCGCATCAACTCGACATCGCGCGATGGGGGCTCGCCAGGAACGAGCATCCCGTCACCGTGTACTCGGCCGGTGGTCTGTACGGATTCCGCAAGGACGACAGCGTGCACACGCCCGGCAGGCGCGTGTACGGCGGTGTGGAGACGTACGGCCACGACAAGACGACGCAGGAGACGCCGAACACGCAGACGGCCACGTACACGTACGCCGACGGCACGCTGCTCGAGATGGAGACACGCGGGCGCTATACCAATCACGAAGGCAGCACGGGCCAGGAAGTCGGCAACCTGTTCTTCGGGTCGGACGGCTGGCTGGAGATCAACGGCAGTACGTGGAAGGCGTTCCGGCATCGCGAGCGCACGCCGTTTGCGGGGTCGAGCGCCGATCGCGACGGCGACCACTGGGCGAACTTCATCGACGCGATGCGTGCCGGCAAGGGAGACGTGCTGCACAGCGACATCCACGAAGGGCACCTGTCGACGTCGCTCTGCCATCTCGCCAACATCTCCTACCGTGTGGGGCGCTCGCTGCGATTCACCGGCGCCACGGAGCGTTTCGTCGACGCGCCTGACGCCGACGCACTCCTCACCCGCACGTACCGCAAGCCATACGTCGTCCCGGATGCTGTGTAAGGCCGGGCTCGGAGAGCCGGCCCTACCATCTGCGCAGCAGGTAGGGTGGGCCCTCCGATTGCATATCATCCCGTGAGGATGGTTGATACGGGGGCGGTCGAGGCGGCGGTGGCGGCGTTGCGGGCCGGACAGGTCATCGGCCTGCCGACCGAGACCGTGTACGGACTCGCGGGAGACGCGTCGAGTCCCGACGCGGTGCGGCGCATCTTCGCCATCAAGCGCCGCCCCGCGACCCATCCCGTGATCGTCCACATCGCGAGCCTCGACGAGATGTCGCGCTGGGCGCGCGACATCCCTCCGGCGGCGATCGCGCTCGCCGAACGCTACTGGCCCGGTCCACTGACGCTCGTGCTTCGCCGCGCCCCGCACACTCCGCTCGAGGTGACGGGCGGACAGGACAGCGTGGCCTTACGTGTGCCCTCGCACCCGGTCGCGCAGGCCGTGCTGCGCGCGTTCGGCGGCGGGCTCGCCGCGCCGTCGGCCAACCGCTACGGACGCGTGAGTCCGACCACCGCCGCGCACGTCCGCGACGATCTCGGCGACGATGTGCCGATCGTGCTGGATGGTGGTCCATCCGACGTCGGGCTCGAATCGACGATCGTGTCGTGCCTCAACGGCCGTGTCACAGTGCTGCGGCCTGGCGTCATCGGTGTCGACGCCATCGCGGCGACGGTGGGCACGCTCGCCGCGCCGGACGCGACAATGCCGCGGGTTCCCGGACGCGTGGAGTCGCACTACGCCCCACGAACGCCCGTACAGCTGGTGGACGAGGACGCTCTCGACGGCGCGGTGCTGGCGCACGTGCAGGCTGGACGTCGCGTCGCTATCCTGGCGCGCTCGGGTCAGACAGAACACGCGCCTGTCGACGCGCAGCCCGTCTCCGACAACGACGCAGGCCTGGTCATCGTCGGGGCAGCCGACGCGGTGACGTACGGACGGGAGTTGTACGCGCACCTGCGTCGGCTGGACCACACGGATGCCGACGTGATCGTGATCGCGCGACCGCCGCGTGGCGACGACTGGGCTGCCGTCCACGACCGTCTCGGACGCGCAGCCACGCGCTGAACGTCAGGGCGTTCGGCCGACGGCCGGATGAACGTTGACTGGTGCGTGCCTGCCGGCTCGGTCTCCTGGATTGCCTCCCTCGCCATCGCCCTGCTCACCGGCCTCGTCGCGCTCTTCGCGGGCGGCATGGTCGCCGACTGGTGCGTCACGTGGTACCACATCTCGGCGTTCGAAGGCGCGTCGGGCTACTTCGTCGTGTTCGCCGCGCTCCTCAGCGGCATCGGCGGCACCATCGTCGGACTCGTCGTCGCGCGCGCTGTCGCCGGCGCCGGTGGACGAACGCTGACGGCGACGGGCCTCTCGGTCGCCACAGTCTGCCTCGTCGCCACCGGCGTTGCATCTGCCGCGCGCCTGCTGGCCGATGTGCCACCGGAGATTGACGGCGAACGACTCTGGCTGCTCGTCGAATTGCGCTGGACGACGCCTCCCGTCGAACGGACCGAGGCCCGTTCGCTCCATCCCGATGTCCATGGGGTTCTTCCAGGAACGGAGCGAACGGGTTTCAACGCGTTCGGTAGCGCATGGCACATCCGGCTGGGATCGCTCAGCGGGTCCACGCTGCGGCGCGAGGCGCGGGGGCGGCTCTTCACCGAAGACGTACGCCAGGAGGACAACGCCTGGATCGTTCCCGGCATCGTCGACGTGTTCACCTCGCGCGGCAACCGGGTGCTTGGCGTCTATGACGGCGACCGCCACGTGACAGCGACGGCGCTTCCACTTCCCCGCAGTCCGGGGCACGAGTGCCTCACGTGGAGCGAGTGGTTGCCGGCCGTTGCAACCGGGACCGACGCGGGCGACGCACCCGTCAGCTATCGCTATCGCGTCGTGCCTCGCAACGCACCGGTACGCTGGCAGCACGCCGGGCCGTTCGTCATCGAGACGCGCGTCGCCTCACTCTTCCCCACCGACGATGCAGGCGGCCTTTCGGCCAATAGCCGATTCGATGTCCGGTACGGCGACAACGTCCTGCCAGGGCTGGAGGACGCCACCAGCATTTCGATGATCGCCACGTCGCCAGTGACGCTGCTGGCTCGCTCATTGTCGATGTGTCGCCTCATCACGTCGACCGACGATGGCGCGTCGGCGACCGACCAGCCGCGGTGCGCAGACGATGGGCCTGTCTGGCGGCTGGACCCGACCGGTGCCACGCGTGTGACGCAGGAGCACGCGCCGCGCGGCTGGTTCGATCGCGACTCGTTCACGGAACCCGGCCTGTACGTGCTGGGGCCGGCGGTCCTCGACACGCGCTCGCTGGCCATCACGGCCAACGGTTGGCCCGTCGAACCGTCGCACCAGTTCGATCTGCCGCCACTCGGCCTGTCGCCAGACGCCACATCGATGGTCTGGTTCTCACCCGCCGATTACGACCACGGTCCGGCGCTTGCCACGCGCCGCCTCGACACAGGCGAGACGACGACGCTGCCGATAGACCGTGTGCGCATGCGCTTCAGGACACCGGAACTCGACGTCGATCCGACGTGGTTGCTGCATCACTTCACGTGGGTGACAGGAGACGATGGCGCGCAGCGACTGCAGGTGAAGGCCGCCTTCGATCTGCTGCCGCATCGCGGCGCGCTCTCCCCGGCCGCCGACGGTGAATGGCAATCGTACGCCGTGTCGCCGGGAGGTGCCGCGCTGCAGGCGGCGATTGTCGACATCCTGGTGGCGCAACTGAAGGGTCAGCGTATCGAAGACGAATACGCCACGACCGCGACGCCACGCCTGACGATCGACGGCATGATCGTGTACGTGCAGCACATCGAGAGCGACAGCAGCGTGAGCGTCAACACCTCGAAGAGCGTGCCGGCCGTGATGGCGCGCATCGCCTCGCACATCGACGACGTCCTGGCCTCGGGACGCCTCGATGCGGCAATTGCCAGCGACGCGCGGTAGTCGCCGATCAGGCGAAGAGAGTCGACGGACTGGTGCCAGCGTCGAGGATACGCCCACCCTCGTACCGATGGTGCAGCGCGCCATCGCGCCACTCGCGCAGGCGGTAGATCGTCGCAAAGAGGAAGTCCGGTGCGGCACCGCCCTGGCCACCGACCACTTCCCCGCCGCGCCGCACGTTGTCCTGCATCCACGCCGGCACGAGCAGGTGATAGGGGTTGCGGCGCACTTCCTCGACGTGGAACGACAGCGCGGTCATCATGTCCGCGAGGTCCTGCACGCTCGACTCCACCATCAGGTTCGGCGTGGACATCGCGCCCCAGAACTCCGTCTCCACGGCATGGCACCGGAAATCGGCCGGCTGTCGCAGGAGCGCGTCGACGAGCAGGTGGTGCGTGCCGATGTGGCTGCTGTTCCAGTCGGTGTCGTGCGGGAAACACACCACCGCCGGCTGATGCTCGGCGATGATGCCCGCGATCACGTCGACCGCCGCATCCCAGTGCGTCGGGTCGTTCGTGCGCGTCTTCGCGTTGATCTTCTCGAGGCCGCCCGGGATCGTCTGCACGAGATCGAACCCGAGGTACTCGCATGCCTTCGCGAGCTCGTCCCAGCGTCCCTGCTGACGCGCCTTGTTGCTGCCCTGCGTCACGGCCACGTTCACGACGCGATAGCCCGCCTCGCGCTGCAGGCGCAGCGCCAGCCCGCCGATGATGCACTCATCGTCGGGATGCGGCGAGAAGATCAGCGCGCGCGGGGCGTCGGGTGCCGCCGGCGCGTGTGCCGGCATCGGGAAGCCCCCGAGCTGGAACGCCTTGCCGTCGCGCACCAGTTGCGCGATGGACGAGACGTACGTGAGGTACGGGTTGGCCTCGCTCACGACGCCACCTCGGGCAGGCTGGCCGCGGCGATAGCCTGGCCGTGCCGCTTGTCCTTCTCGTCGGGCACGTGGAACGTGATCCGGCTGGCGAGCTCCGGGAACTCCACGTCCAGCACGTGACGCGCGCCGTTGACGATGTCGTCGCCACCGGGACCTGACGTGACACGTCCGAGCACGAGCACGTGCGCGATGTCGTAGAAGTCGGCAAAGTGCGCCACGCCGTATCCGAGGTAGGTGCCGAGCGTCTCGTAGATGCGCCGCGCACCGTCGTGCCCTTCGCCGCGCAGCTTCTGCACGACCTTGAGCTTCTCGGGCAGGCCCATGTCGGTGGGCGTCTCGATACCGGCCACCGGGGCCAGGCGCCCCACGGCTTGTTGCGAGAAGTATTGCGACCCCACGCCGAAGTCCCCCGACCATTCGTCGACAGGCGCGTCGGGATTGAACGCCACGGGCACGAACGCCAGTTCGTTGAGCCACGACGTGATGTTGCCGTCTGGCGTCACGTATCCGGCGGCAGTGCTCGTGCCGAGCGCGATGCCGAGGATCGCGTTCTTGCCGAGCGACATCGATCCCGCCAGCGCCGTCACCTCACCGTCGTTCACCACTTCGAACGGGACGTCCTGCCAGCCGCGCTTCACCTCGAAGAAGATGTCCTTCACGCGTGCGTCGAACAACTCCTGCGACACGCCGCGGAAGAGCGACCCGGCCTTGACACGGTTGTTCACGTAGACGCCGGCCGCCGAGCCGCCGATCGCATCGACGCGCGGCAAGTGTTCGGCGGCCTTGCGCAGCGAGTCCATGATGCCGTCGAAGTGGTACTGCGGATCCGGCTTGTGGTACGGATCCCACACCGTCTCTTCGCTGAAGACCACCTCGCCGTTCACCACGGCGGCAACCTTGCGATCGCTCCCACCGAGATCGAACCCGATCCGATAGCCAGACAGATGCCGGCCCAGCGGCTTTGTCACCGACCGCTCCGCCGGAAGGTCGCTCGTGTGGACCACGTCGATGGCGTGATCGAACATCCGGAACGCGACGAGATCGGCGTCGAAGCGGCCCGTCGCCGTGTCCGCGTAGTGCGCGCGCAACGCGTCGGCGAGTGCCGCGGGACCGTCCACGTAGATCCGCCAGCCGCCACGCGACCACAGCAGGAACTTGACGAAGCGCTCGACGAACGCGGCGTTGCCGGCCGCGTCGGGATGCGACGCCGGGAGCACGGCGATGTCGAAGCGGAAGACGGAACCGTCGGCCTGCTCGATGGCGAGGCGGACGGGCACGCCGCCACCGGCCTCGGCCACCTGCTGGCGGAACGCGCGCACGGCGAGGACGGCAGGCCGAAACGCCGGGTCGAGTACCGGGGTCACCTTGGGAGCGACGAGAGGGAGTCCGTTCAGAGTGTCCATGGCAGTCTGGTACGGCCGTCGACGCTCTGCCGCGGGCCGTGCAGGCGTCACGATACATCGCCCGTCAGTGCTCGTGCCAGTACAGGGTTACAGACCGGCAACAGGCAACCGGCAACGGGCAACCGGAAGGCATATCTGCCGCAGCCACGCTGGGCCTCCGACCGGACCAAGCCGGTGCCGGTTGCCTGTTGCCTGTTGCCGGTTGCCGATCCCTCTACCGCATGCCCGTCTTGCGCAGTACAGCCATGAGCGGACACCAGTTCGTGAACGCGGACTGGAACAGGTTCGCGCCCACGAACAGGGTCACGTACAGCCAGTTCTGATGGACGGCGAGCGCCAGTCCTGCCGAAACGAGGACGAAGGTGCCGGCCGCCAGGCGCAGCGTGCGCTCCACCGTCCAGCCGTGTGCGGTCGTTGCCGGGTGCATGTCCATCGTGCGTGTCGCCATCGGTCACTCCTTCCAGGCAAGTCAGTGCGCCTCGACAGGCGCGGGATCCGTCGTGGGTGGCGTCGTTTCGGC
Proteins encoded:
- a CDS encoding alpha/beta hydrolase, with the translated sequence MMVVIAALAMSASFAHAQQVTRDIPYVAAPAHERQVLDVYVPPGAKQAPVVYWIHGGGWQTGHKGLVGDKPRAFTEAGLVFVSINHRLWPSVEMDAIISDVASGLRWVHDHIAEYGGDPSRVFVMGHSSGGQLAAIVCTDDRYLKAQSLGLSMIKGCVPVDADTFDIPAIIEVAEVRARAHGFPLPTAGHRQKFGNDPVKHRDFSTVTHVAPGKGIPPFLVLHVASQPDNSAQARVLRDALTRANVPVTLCGAQESTHSRINDQIGHKGDVCSDAVFAFVSQALGR
- a CDS encoding Gfo/Idh/MocA family oxidoreductase; this translates as MSSTRRDFIRQSMVTTAGAALGTFGMSAKSYASIQGANDRIRLGVIGVRNQGTVHLNAWCAIKDSHNVRVATVCDTDEALLGPAVTLVESKSGVTPTTQWDLHRVLEDKDIDAVSIVVPNHWHALAAILACQAGKHVYVEKPASHNIREGRKMIEARDKYARLMQVGLNNRSNANVIEAIAFLRNGGIGELYMARALCFKARDSYGMSADGTPPATFHYDRWLGPAPWRPYNEKRGHYNWHWYWDTGNGDTGNTGPHQLDIARWGLARNEHPVTVYSAGGLYGFRKDDSVHTPGRRVYGGVETYGHDKTTQETPNTQTATYTYADGTLLEMETRGRYTNHEGSTGQEVGNLFFGSDGWLEINGSTWKAFRHRERTPFAGSSADRDGDHWANFIDAMRAGKGDVLHSDIHEGHLSTSLCHLANISYRVGRSLRFTGATERFVDAPDADALLTRTYRKPYVVPDAV
- a CDS encoding threonylcarbamoyl-AMP synthase, whose translation is MVDTGAVEAAVAALRAGQVIGLPTETVYGLAGDASSPDAVRRIFAIKRRPATHPVIVHIASLDEMSRWARDIPPAAIALAERYWPGPLTLVLRRAPHTPLEVTGGQDSVALRVPSHPVAQAVLRAFGGGLAAPSANRYGRVSPTTAAHVRDDLGDDVPIVLDGGPSDVGLESTIVSCLNGRVTVLRPGVIGVDAIAATVGTLAAPDATMPRVPGRVESHYAPRTPVQLVDEDALDGAVLAHVQAGRRVAILARSGQTEHAPVDAQPVSDNDAGLVIVGAADAVTYGRELYAHLRRLDHTDADVIVIARPPRGDDWAAVHDRLGRAATR
- a CDS encoding PIG-L family deacetylase produces the protein MPAHAPAAPDAPRALIFSPHPDDECIIGGLALRLQREAGYRVVNVAVTQGSNKARQQGRWDELAKACEYLGFDLVQTIPGGLEKINAKTRTNDPTHWDAAVDVIAGIIAEHQPAVVCFPHDTDWNSSHIGTHHLLVDALLRQPADFRCHAVETEFWGAMSTPNLMVESSVQDLADMMTALSFHVEEVRRNPYHLLVPAWMQDNVRRGGEVVGGQGGAAPDFLFATIYRLREWRDGALHHRYEGGRILDAGTSPSTLFA
- a CDS encoding ROK family protein — protein: MDTLNGLPLVAPKVTPVLDPAFRPAVLAVRAFRQQVAEAGGGVPVRLAIEQADGSVFRFDIAVLPASHPDAAGNAAFVERFVKFLLWSRGGWRIYVDGPAALADALRAHYADTATGRFDADLVAFRMFDHAIDVVHTSDLPAERSVTKPLGRHLSGYRIGFDLGGSDRKVAAVVNGEVVFSEETVWDPYHKPDPQYHFDGIMDSLRKAAEHLPRVDAIGGSAAGVYVNNRVKAGSLFRGVSQELFDARVKDIFFEVKRGWQDVPFEVVNDGEVTALAGSMSLGKNAILGIALGTSTAAGYVTPDGNITSWLNELAFVPVAFNPDAPVDEWSGDFGVGSQYFSQQAVGRLAPVAGIETPTDMGLPEKLKVVQKLRGEGHDGARRIYETLGTYLGYGVAHFADFYDIAHVLVLGRVTSGPGGDDIVNGARHVLDVEFPELASRITFHVPDEKDKRHGQAIAAASLPEVAS
- a CDS encoding DUF2892 domain-containing protein → MHPATTAHGWTVERTLRLAAGTFVLVSAGLALAVHQNWLYVTLFVGANLFQSAFTNWCPLMAVLRKTGMR